From a region of the Sander lucioperca isolate FBNREF2018 chromosome 8, SLUC_FBN_1.2, whole genome shotgun sequence genome:
- the rev1 gene encoding DNA repair protein REV1 isoform X2: MSRDGWTKKRANDSGDNGWAERGGYMAAKVSKLEEQFKLDAPREKQKDGSCSNIFSGVAIYVNGYTEPSADELRRLMMLHGGQFHMYYSRSKTTHIIANNLPNSKIQELKGEKIIRPEWITDSIKAGRLLPYFQYQLYTKQKGPLFPGTTLRQTSEIAGPSHGLLQPSVHQKLHLPQGSIQHSVLNHEQSTSNSIPNPSHSGLYQGNIQPQSIQQSSAVCFSNQQTSHLASTYLNTDPRHRSPLHTHLLSNPSPTKHPHKPQQSTVQTAHSNLQHQRASQPQPQNNSSCNSARSGCKEVELKVNRLLQTSVDVMSHSKMNEIQDCGKGDPLPQVVKEAHLTNGHTHLVNGALKPEDRSPVTDEHSVDNERPPRRVKSSDDKPQSPPVQFQSKPDPYEFPHSPPKQSDQSPVFLKQSNLHGANEQRPKPPPPTYQEAIKATESHLLPKQLQQSRQVDSNPEKTLSPASRSLSHTPIRLNGSHHNAFSSDPASLNTTNVTAKPDPPTEKALSTSKLSAQLLAQTGGLISEYYSHSRLHQISTWRSSFSEYVNELHGKRKAVGGASFPGKDRLRKSVAQRATDSRGTSAPTSVKSCILHVDMDCFFVSVGIRHRPDLRGKPIAVTSNRGQGRVPLRPGADPQLEQQYYQRKHTHPQPERADEDLYRSPSQESPDSHANGVDQAAATLSMAEIASCSYEARQAGVRNGMYFGKAKQLCPSLQSVPYDFEAYKEVALTMYETLAGYTHDIEALSCDEVLIDGSALLTELGSNPEDLAGAIRADIKEKTGCCASVGMGSNILLARLATRKAKPDGQYFLKSEEVDDFIRDLPVTSLPGVGPVMGRKLAAMGVRSCGDLQQVSLSQLQKKFGPRTGQTLFRFCRGLDDRPVRYEKERKSVSAEMNYNIRFTTVDEAESFMTNLSMEVQKRLQEAGLRGRRVTLKVMVRKVGAPLETAKYGGHGICDNLARTVMLAQSTDSGQLIAAAVIKLFHAMKLQVQDMRGVGIQVQLLDGHHSVPQDSSDPGTRSIKEMLLGQRSVRSSHGDAADNNTHQEKTSSTTGPSSRSSPGPLSSPEPVPGTSRDQQACRQTPKHSRARLNFSIEVPSPSQVDHSVLAALPADLREQVEQSWTNRDGRASNRRSPSPRPSASLPQPPSLKSRPTSPLRPPVSGPALYTPPVGTLLLQIPNQPDSPGIVLELPNFSQVDPDVFAALPKELQDELKSAYNRVTNVQPQAKILEQKNPLLQLKQSGLGVGIGRVKRRYKRKNAVSPVKKGPSPLKRRHTTNSPAKTLPPPIKSRETINILKTENCPSTSTSKPDIPESLSKFIPRPSPVLAGAYDLTDIKTLLREWVTTITEPMEEDILQVVKYCTDLIEDKDLEKLDLIIKYMKRLMQQSVESVWSMAFDFILDNVQVVVQQAYGSTLKVV, from the exons ATGAGTCGAGATGGGTGGACAAAGAAGAGAGCCAATGACAGTGGTGACAATGGTTGGGCTGAAAGG GGAGGCTATATGGCTGCAAAAGTGTCTAAGCTGGAGGAGCAGTTTAAACTCGATGCCcccagagagaaacaaaaggaTGGTTCATGCTCCAATATTTTTAGCGGTGTGGCCATCTATGTCAATGGATACACAG AGCCAAGTGCAGATGAGCTACGCAGACTAATGATGCTGCATGGTGGCCAGTTCCACATGTACTACTCTCGCTCCAAGACCACCCACATCATCGCCAATAACTTGCCCAACAGCAAAATTCAGGAGCTCAAAGGGGAAAAGATCATCAGGCCAGAGTGGATCACCGACAG TATCAAGGCTGGGCGTCTCCTGCCTTACTTCCAGTACCAGCTGTACACTAAACAGAAAGGCCCGCTCTTCCCTGGCACGACTCTGCGCCAGACGTCAGAGATAGCAGGACCCAGCCATGGGCTGCTTCAGCCGAGCGTCCATCAAAAGCTTCATCTGCCACAGGGCAGCATTCAGCACTCTGTACTCAACCATGAGCAGTCCACGTCCAACTCTATCCCTAACCCCAGCCACAGTGGACTTTACCAAGGCAACATCCAACCTCAGTCCATCCAGCAAAGTTCTGCAGTTTGCTTCAGTAACCAACAAACAAGTCACTTAGCATCCACTTACCTCAATACAGATCCCAGACACAGAAGCCCTTTGCACACCCACCTGCTGTCTAACCCAAGCCCCACAAAGCACCCACACAAGCCCCAACAGTCTACTGTTCAAACAGCTCATTCTAATCTCCAGCATCAAAGAGCTAGCCAACCACAACCTCAGAACAACTCTTCTTGCAACAGTGCCCGGAGTGGCTGCAAGGAAGTGGAATTAAAAGT AAACAGATTATTACAGACCTCAGTGGACGTGATGAGCCAttcaaaaatgaatgaaatacaaGATTGTGGCAAAGGAGATCCTCTCCCGCAGGTGGTGAAGGAAGCACATCTGACAAATGGACACACTCACCTTGTTAATGGTGCCTTAAAGCCAGAGGACCGGTCTCCTGTTACAGATGAACACTCTGTTGACAATGAACGTCCTCCACGCAGAGTCAAGAGTTCAGATGATAAACCTCAGAGCCCTCCAGTACAGTTTCAGAGCAAACCCGACCCTTATGAGTTTCCCCATAGTCCTCCAAAACAATCTGACCAGTCTCCTGTCTTTCTAAAGCAATCCAATTTGCATGGAGCCAATGAGCAGAGACCTAAACCTCCACCACCCACCTACCAGGAGGCTATAAAAGCCACTGAAAGCCACCTACTCCCAAAACAGCTCCAGCAATCCCGTCAAGTTGATTCAAATCCGGAAAAGACTCTGTCACCTGCATCTCGCTCTCTTTCACATACTCCAATTCGACTGAACGGAAGTCACCACAATGCCTTTTCGTCTGACCCTGCCTCACTTAACACAACCAACGTAACAGCCAAACCGGATCCTCCCACTGAAAAGGCTTTATCAACATCGAAGTTGTCAGCTCAGCTGCTGGCACAGACAGGCGGTTTAATCTCTGAGTACTACTCTCACTCACGTTTACACCAGATCTCCACATGGAGGTCCAGCTTTTCTGAGTATGTCAATGAACTGCACGGGAAGCGAAAAGCAGTGGGAGGGGCCTCCTTTCCTGGGAAAGACCGACTGAGGAAATCTGTGGCCCAGCGCGCGACAGACAGTCGAG GAACGTCAGCACCCACAAGTGTTAAATCTTGTATTCTTCATGTGGACATGGACtgtttctttgtgtctgtgGGGATCCGACATCGACCAGACCTTAGAG GGAAACCTATAGCTGTGACCAGTAACCGTGGACAGGGCAGAGTGCCCCTGAGGCCCGGGGCCGACCCTCAGCTGGAGCAGCAGTACTACCAGAGGAAACATACTCATCCTCAACCTG AGAGGGCAGATGAGGATCTATACAGAAGTCCTTCACAAGAGAGTCCTGACTCCCATGCTAACGGAGTGGACCAGGCTGCTGCCACTCTCTCAATGGCAGAGATTGCATCCTGCAGTTATGAGGCTAG GCAGGCTGGTGTGAGAAACGGGATGTATTTTGGCAAAGCAAAACAGCTGTGTCCCTCGCTGCAGTCTGTCCCATATGATTTTGAGGCCTATAAAGAGGTGGCTCTCACCATGTATGAGACTCTGGCAGG ttACACCCATGACATTGAGGCTCTGAGCTGTGACGAAGTGTTGATCGACGGTTCTGCTCTGCTAACCGAGTTGGGCAGCAACCCAGAAGATCTGGCTGGTGCAATCAGAGCAGACATCAAGGAGAAAACCGGATGCTGTGCTTCAGTGGGCATGG GGTCCAACATCCTGTTGGCTCGGTTGGCGACCCGTAAGGCCAAGCCAGATGGCCAATACTTCTTAAAGTCTGAAGAAGTGGATGATTTTATCAGGGACCTGCCAGTGACCAGCTTACCAG GTGTTGGGCCTGTTATGGGCAGAAAACTGGCTGCTATGGGTGTGAGGTCATGTGGGGACCTCCAACAGGTGTCTCTGTCTCAGCTGCAAAAGAAGTTTGGACCCCGGACCGGACAGACCCTGTTCCGCTTCTGCAGGGGGCTAGATGACCGACCTGTCCGCTACGAGAAGGAAAGGAAGTCCGTCTCAGCTGAGATGAACTACAACATTCGCTTTACTACG GTTGATGAGGCAGAGTCTTTCATGACTAACTTGTCCATGGAGGTGCAAAAACGTTTACAAGAAGCAGGGCTGCGGGGACGCAGAGTTACCCTTAAGGTCATGGTTCGCAAGGTTGGAGCGCCACTCGAAACGGCTAAATACGGCGGTCATGGCATATGTGATAACTTAGCCAG GACTGTGATGCTCGCTCAATCCACTGACAGTGGTCAGCTGATAGCCGCCGCAGTCATCAAGCTGTTCCACGCCATGAAGTTGCAGGTTCAGGACATGAGAGGAGTCGGCATCCAGGTTCAGCTTCTTGACGGACATCACTCTGTCCCCCAGGACTCTTCGGACCCCGGGACACGCTCCATCAAAGAAATGTTGCTAGGCCAGAGAAGTGTGAGATCCAGTCACGGAG ATGCTGCTGACAACAACACACATCAGGAAAAGACTTCCTCGACCACAGGCCCATCATCTCGCTCCTCTCCAGGTCCTCTGTCCTCTCCCGAGCCGGTCCCAGGGACGAGCAGAGACCAGCAGGCATGCAGACAAACTCCAAAACATTCTCGAGCCCGTCTCAATTTCAGTATTGAGGTTCCGTCCCCTTCACAG GTGGATCATTCTGTGTTGGCGGCGTTGCCTGCAGATCTGAGAGAACAAGTGGAGCAGTCATGGACTAATCGGGATGGGAGAGCAAGTAACCGTCGGTCACCCAGTCCACGGCCCTCTGCTTCTCTTCCTCAGCCTCCATCTCTAAAGTCTCGTCCTACCTCCCCTCTTCGTCCTCCTGTCTCTGGTCCTGCACTCTACACTCCACCCGTTGGCACATTGCTTCTACAGATTCCAAACCAGCCAGACAGTCCGGGAATTGTACTGGAACTACCAAACTTCTCACAG GTTGATCCGGACGTATTTGCTGCCCTTCCCAAAGAGCTCCAGGACGAACTGAAGTCTGCCTACAACCGCGTAACAAATGTCCAGCCCCAGGCAAAAATAT TGGAGCAGAAGAATCCACTGTTGCAGCTAAAACAGTCAGGACTTGGAGTTGGCATCGGTCGGGTGAAGCGGCGCTACAAGAGAAAGAATGCCGTGAGCCCTGTTAAAAAAGGTCCTTCCCCTCTAAAGAGGCGTCACACAACTAACAGCCCAGCCAAAACCCTACCACCTCCAATAAAATCACGGGAaacaataaacatattaaag ACTGAAAATTGTCCCTCCACATCAACCTCAAAACCAGACATCCCAGAGTCTCTGTCCAAATTCATTCCTCGCCCTTCTCCAGTGTTGGCCGGAGCCTATGACCTGACGGACATTAAAACCCTCCTACGGGAATGGGTCACCACCATAACAG AACCCATGGAGGAGGACATCCTGCAGGTGGTAAAATACTGCACTGATCTGATTGAGGATAAAGACCTGGAGAAGTTGGATTTgattataaaatatatgaaaag GCTCATGCAGCAGTCGGTAGAGTCTGTTTGGAGTATGGCTTTCGACTTCATCCTAGACAACGTGCAGGTGGTTGTGCAGCAGGCTTATGGTAGCACCCTGAAAGTAGTATGA